One Deltaproteobacteria bacterium DNA window includes the following coding sequences:
- a CDS encoding lamin tail domain-containing protein, whose translation MPQSMRSRTDGQGSPETRLRRSFRAGAALACCGALFVGPGCRGAPVPELDETPEPEVVAAELGPSDGVSPTQTLRVRFNQALDPGTVTADSVALVAHTAGAACAGAWSCGEASCVGGSCQPRELDAGWISDFAHPPLSAKRGAERALVRTRLEEEGRVLAVDPLRPLPSHRRFSLLLGPGITDRRGRRLPRRTPSGLALIRTFVTGGADLARPTVELVAPRRGQAEVPTNLARVAVLFSRPVRGVAEGSLWLEDDHGGRHAAAVEASDQACGNVGPSRCWLLRPRRTLPPNGSVRVVASEIITDDRGLPVLTGEVQWFATGAGKDGRSPTVLALLAQHADDCVLVKVWSDEPVDVELAVGGRKGRLVSLAKAEHEFAVGLPQGTEAFVLAQASDAAGNLAEPQLRWVRGESPERVAITEVMPNPAGREPDQEWVELTNLSSDPVDLAGWTIDDGDDGVGAVQLPGVRLAPGQVAVLVGPGFELPSSPASWIASGAALVRLSGTIGAHGIGNRGERLVLRDQAGRLVSTYGGHQVLEGAGAEGRSVERVPATSCDLRESWRLSGSGHGTPGRAPTTPGALP comes from the coding sequence ATGCCGCAATCGATGCGCAGCCGAACTGATGGGCAGGGGTCCCCCGAGACGAGGCTCCGACGGTCCTTCCGCGCAGGGGCAGCGCTCGCCTGCTGCGGGGCGCTTTTCGTCGGCCCTGGCTGTCGGGGAGCGCCGGTCCCAGAGCTGGACGAGACCCCGGAGCCAGAGGTCGTTGCGGCCGAGCTTGGCCCCTCGGACGGAGTCAGTCCGACGCAGACCCTCCGCGTGCGCTTCAACCAGGCGCTCGATCCGGGGACCGTCACGGCCGACAGTGTGGCGCTCGTGGCGCACACCGCCGGTGCGGCCTGCGCCGGGGCCTGGAGCTGCGGCGAGGCCTCCTGCGTGGGCGGGTCGTGCCAGCCCCGCGAGCTGGACGCGGGGTGGATCTCGGACTTCGCCCATCCTCCGCTGAGCGCCAAGCGAGGCGCCGAGCGCGCTCTTGTCCGCACGCGGCTGGAGGAGGAGGGCCGCGTCCTGGCGGTGGACCCTCTGCGCCCGCTGCCGTCCCATCGGCGCTTCAGTCTGCTGCTCGGGCCGGGGATCACCGACCGGAGGGGGCGACGCCTTCCCCGGCGCACTCCCTCCGGGCTGGCCCTGATCCGGACCTTCGTCACGGGAGGGGCCGACCTGGCGCGGCCGACCGTGGAGCTCGTCGCTCCGCGACGTGGGCAAGCCGAGGTGCCGACGAACCTCGCCCGGGTGGCGGTGCTCTTCTCGCGCCCCGTTCGCGGAGTTGCCGAGGGGTCTCTGTGGCTCGAGGACGACCACGGAGGCCGGCACGCAGCGGCGGTGGAGGCGTCCGACCAGGCCTGTGGGAACGTCGGGCCGTCGCGGTGCTGGCTCCTCCGTCCGAGGCGCACGCTGCCGCCGAACGGATCGGTGCGCGTCGTGGCCTCCGAAATCATCACGGACGATCGTGGCCTGCCGGTGCTGACGGGGGAGGTGCAGTGGTTCGCGACCGGGGCGGGCAAGGACGGGCGCTCCCCGACCGTGCTGGCGTTGCTGGCGCAGCACGCGGACGATTGCGTCCTGGTGAAGGTCTGGAGCGACGAGCCCGTGGACGTCGAGCTGGCCGTGGGCGGACGCAAGGGGCGTCTGGTCTCGCTCGCGAAGGCCGAGCACGAGTTCGCGGTCGGGCTGCCGCAGGGGACCGAGGCCTTCGTGCTGGCCCAGGCCAGCGATGCGGCGGGGAACCTCGCCGAGCCGCAGCTCCGGTGGGTGCGTGGCGAGAGCCCAGAGCGGGTTGCGATCACCGAGGTCATGCCGAACCCGGCGGGGCGCGAGCCGGACCAGGAGTGGGTGGAGCTCACGAATCTTTCCTCGGACCCCGTGGACCTCGCTGGCTGGACGATCGACGACGGAGACGACGGAGTGGGGGCCGTGCAGCTGCCGGGGGTGCGGCTGGCTCCGGGGCAGGTGGCGGTGCTCGTTGGGCCGGGCTTCGAGCTTCCGAGCAGCCCGGCGAGCTGGATCGCGTCGGGGGCCGCCCTGGTGAGACTCTCCGGCACCATCGGGGCGCACGGGATCGGCAACCGCGGCGAGCGTCTCGTCCTGCGGGATCAGGCGGGACGGCTGGTCTCCACCTACGGAGGCCACCAGGTCCTCGAGGGCGCGGGAGCGGAGGGGCGCAGCGTGGAGCGCGTCCCCGCCACCTCGTGTGACCTGCGCGAGAGCTGGAGACTGAGCGGTTCGGGGCACGGAACGCCCGGACGAGCGCCGACGACGCCGGGCGCGCTTCCTTGA
- a CDS encoding ATP-dependent RecD-like DNA helicase, translating into MELIEGTVGRIIFRDPDGYTVLELTVVGRLLPVTVVGSLAGVQPGETLKVQGTWTRHARFGEQFRAAGFEARVPESEQGLLRYLASGAVAGIGPGLAARLVERFGAELFDVAESQPHRLREVEGIGSKRAASMARALAEQRAIRDVMVFLQGLELGPALAARIYRTMGEQTVSLLKADPYQLVERVDGVGFATADALARRLGVTENSPSRLAAGLLHLVGQARDLGDTVVPKEELVRRVTEFLGCEQLALEAVLDGAIARGLLAERPGPDDVRVGLASLVRSEETLARRLAELGAQPAREVPDALVERCAAVELSGEQRAAVGAAARGSLTVITGGPGTGKTTVVRALVKVLEALGDAVHLCAPTGRAAKRLSEAAERPAGTVHRLLGFGGGRFAFGRTQRLPAGTIVLDEASMLDVPLGRSLVEALSPGSRLVFVGDADQLPSVGPGNVLADLIASAVVPVQRLTVVFRQAASSRIVVGAHRIREGELPEASPAGSHERGDLHIVSVEDPDRAQALILEICCERIPKAFGLDPSRDVQVLSPMHRGSVGTTALNRLLQERLNRTGRGIKRAGDELRVGDKVMQVRNDYERDVFNGDVGWIASLDLEDGDVEVELNGLRVRYRADQLEQLALAYCVSIHKSQGSEYPAVVVPLLTQHYVLLQRNLLYTAVTRAKTLAVLVCSPQALKLAVTRADPSQRRTLLAAVLRDTLSRGR; encoded by the coding sequence ATGGAGCTCATCGAGGGCACGGTAGGCCGGATCATCTTCCGGGACCCGGACGGATACACGGTGCTGGAGCTCACCGTCGTGGGGCGGCTCCTGCCCGTGACCGTCGTGGGGAGCCTCGCGGGGGTCCAGCCCGGCGAGACCCTGAAGGTCCAGGGAACGTGGACGCGGCACGCGCGTTTCGGCGAGCAGTTCCGCGCGGCCGGGTTCGAGGCGCGGGTTCCCGAGAGCGAGCAGGGGCTGCTGCGGTACCTGGCCTCGGGCGCGGTAGCGGGGATCGGACCTGGCCTGGCGGCGAGACTCGTGGAGCGCTTCGGGGCCGAGCTGTTCGACGTGGCGGAATCCCAGCCGCATCGACTCCGCGAGGTGGAGGGGATCGGCTCGAAGCGCGCGGCGTCGATGGCGCGGGCCCTGGCCGAGCAGCGGGCCATCCGCGATGTGATGGTCTTCCTCCAAGGGCTCGAGCTGGGGCCTGCTCTCGCGGCGCGGATCTACCGCACGATGGGGGAGCAGACGGTGTCGCTCCTGAAGGCCGACCCCTACCAGCTCGTGGAGCGCGTGGATGGGGTGGGGTTTGCGACGGCGGATGCCCTGGCGCGTCGCCTCGGAGTGACGGAGAACAGCCCGTCGCGCCTCGCGGCGGGGCTGCTGCACCTCGTGGGGCAGGCCCGCGACCTGGGCGACACGGTCGTTCCCAAGGAGGAGCTCGTCCGGCGCGTGACGGAGTTCCTCGGCTGCGAGCAGCTGGCGCTCGAGGCGGTGCTGGACGGAGCGATCGCGAGGGGGCTTCTGGCGGAGCGCCCGGGGCCCGACGACGTGAGGGTTGGTCTCGCTTCGCTCGTACGGTCGGAGGAGACCCTGGCCCGGCGCCTCGCCGAGCTCGGGGCGCAGCCGGCGAGAGAGGTGCCGGATGCACTGGTGGAGCGCTGCGCGGCCGTGGAGCTGTCCGGGGAACAGCGGGCCGCGGTAGGTGCGGCGGCCCGGGGTTCTCTCACTGTCATCACCGGGGGACCGGGGACCGGCAAGACCACCGTCGTGCGCGCGCTGGTCAAGGTCCTCGAGGCGCTGGGGGACGCGGTACATCTCTGCGCCCCGACGGGGCGAGCGGCGAAGCGCCTCTCCGAGGCAGCCGAGCGTCCGGCCGGCACGGTACATCGCCTGCTCGGCTTTGGCGGGGGGCGATTCGCGTTCGGACGGACGCAGCGCCTGCCCGCCGGGACCATCGTGCTCGACGAGGCGTCGATGCTGGACGTGCCGCTGGGTCGGAGTCTGGTCGAGGCGCTGAGTCCAGGCTCCCGGCTGGTCTTCGTCGGAGACGCCGACCAGCTGCCCTCGGTGGGCCCCGGGAACGTGCTGGCCGACCTCATCGCGTCGGCGGTCGTGCCGGTGCAGCGGCTCACGGTCGTGTTCCGGCAGGCGGCTTCGAGCCGGATCGTGGTGGGGGCGCACCGCATCCGGGAGGGGGAGCTCCCCGAAGCGAGCCCGGCCGGGTCGCATGAGCGAGGCGACCTCCACATCGTGTCGGTAGAGGACCCGGATCGCGCGCAGGCGCTGATCCTCGAGATCTGCTGCGAGCGGATACCGAAGGCCTTCGGCCTCGACCCCTCGCGGGACGTGCAGGTGCTTTCACCGATGCACCGGGGCAGCGTCGGCACGACGGCCCTGAATCGGCTGCTCCAGGAGCGACTGAATCGGACGGGACGCGGGATCAAGCGCGCGGGGGACGAGCTCCGCGTGGGCGACAAGGTCATGCAGGTGCGCAACGACTACGAGCGCGACGTCTTCAACGGCGACGTGGGATGGATCGCCTCGCTCGACCTCGAGGACGGGGACGTGGAGGTGGAGCTGAACGGTCTGCGGGTGCGTTATCGGGCCGACCAGCTCGAGCAGCTCGCGCTCGCCTACTGCGTGAGCATCCATAAGTCGCAGGGAAGCGAGTACCCTGCCGTCGTCGTGCCGCTGCTGACCCAGCACTACGTGCTGCTGCAGCGGAATCTGCTCTACACCGCGGTGACGCGGGCCAAGACGCTGGCCGTCCTGGTCTGCAGCCCGCAGGCGCTGAAGCTCGCGGTGACGCGGGCGGATCCTTCACAGCGTCGGACCTTGCTCGCGGCCGTCCTCCGCGACACGCTCTCCCGGGGTCGGTGA
- a CDS encoding YebC/PmpR family DNA-binding transcriptional regulator has product MSGHSKWSTIKHKKGAADAKRGKLFTKLIKEITISARIGGGDPTGNARLRAAVATARSNNMPSDNIDRAIKRGTGELEGISYEEITYEAYGPGGVALLVEVMTDNRTRTVGEIRHMLTKHNGNLGETGSVGWMFHKKGIVAVPAEKVEEDALMEAALEAGADDVQREGDFFQVLCAPAAVEQVGEALRGAKFEVASAKAEMVPQTTVKLEGRDAEVMLKLMGGLEDHDDVQNVWANFDIDDALLEQLAG; this is encoded by the coding sequence ATGTCCGGCCACAGCAAGTGGAGCACCATCAAGCACAAGAAGGGAGCGGCCGACGCGAAACGCGGGAAGCTGTTCACCAAGCTGATCAAGGAAATCACGATCTCGGCGCGCATCGGCGGGGGGGACCCGACCGGCAACGCGCGGCTGCGGGCGGCGGTGGCGACCGCGCGGTCGAACAACATGCCCTCCGACAACATCGACCGAGCCATCAAGCGCGGCACCGGCGAGCTCGAAGGGATCTCGTACGAGGAGATCACCTACGAGGCCTACGGACCGGGCGGCGTGGCCCTGCTGGTGGAGGTGATGACCGACAATCGCACCCGCACGGTGGGTGAGATCCGCCACATGCTGACCAAGCACAACGGAAACCTCGGCGAGACGGGGTCCGTGGGCTGGATGTTCCACAAGAAGGGGATCGTCGCCGTGCCCGCCGAGAAGGTGGAAGAGGATGCCCTGATGGAGGCGGCTCTCGAAGCGGGGGCCGACGACGTGCAGCGCGAGGGCGACTTCTTCCAGGTCCTGTGCGCTCCGGCGGCGGTGGAGCAGGTGGGCGAGGCGCTTCGGGGGGCCAAGTTCGAGGTCGCCTCGGCCAAGGCCGAGATGGTGCCGCAGACCACTGTCAAGCTGGAAGGGCGCGACGCCGAGGTGATGCTCAAGCTCATGGGTGGCCTCGAGGATCACGACGACGTGCAGAACGTCTGGGCCAACTTCGACATCGACGACGCCCTCCTGGAGCAGCTCGCCGGGTGA
- the ruvC gene encoding crossover junction endodeoxyribonuclease RuvC has protein sequence MLGIDPGSRITGYAALVHRGRQFSVVESGVIVVHAEENLSERLALLSVRMDEILERVRPEAVAVEDVFFAKNVRSALLLGHARGVVLAAAGRRGLPVHAYPPATVKQAVAGHGRADKGQVQRMVQVLLSLAELPRTDEADAIAVAICHGLCHRQRSMVAAGR, from the coding sequence ATCTTGGGCATCGATCCCGGGAGCCGGATCACCGGGTATGCGGCGCTCGTTCACCGCGGCCGCCAGTTCAGTGTGGTGGAGAGCGGCGTCATCGTGGTCCACGCCGAGGAGAACCTGAGCGAGCGGCTCGCGCTCCTCTCGGTGCGCATGGACGAGATCCTCGAGCGGGTGCGACCGGAGGCGGTGGCGGTCGAGGACGTCTTTTTCGCCAAGAATGTGCGCAGCGCGCTCTTGCTCGGCCACGCGAGAGGCGTCGTGCTCGCCGCAGCGGGGCGGCGCGGCCTTCCCGTGCACGCGTACCCGCCCGCTACCGTGAAGCAGGCCGTCGCCGGCCACGGCCGGGCGGACAAGGGGCAGGTGCAGCGGATGGTGCAGGTGCTCTTGTCGTTGGCCGAGCTGCCGCGCACCGACGAGGCCGATGCTATCGCGGTGGCGATCTGCCACGGACTGTGCCATCGGCAGCGCTCCATGGTTGCGGCCGGCCGATGA
- the ruvA gene encoding Holliday junction branch migration protein RuvA — translation MIAALTGILAHKGFDRVVVDVGGVGYLVNVSLQTLAELPPQGEKLSILCHTHVREDALQLFGFLQEQERQAFELLIGISGVGPKLALSILSGMPVGQLLVAIAESNHGRLQGIPGVGKKTAERLVMELKDRCAQLAMAQPVSARPEDPRGTEVVEALVGLGYKRPLAERAVQKVLKTEGAAPPPEQLLRHALSAIGELR, via the coding sequence ATGATTGCTGCGTTGACGGGGATCCTGGCGCACAAGGGGTTCGACCGGGTGGTGGTCGACGTGGGTGGCGTGGGCTACCTGGTGAACGTCTCGCTCCAGACCTTGGCCGAGCTGCCTCCGCAGGGGGAAAAGCTCTCTATCCTCTGTCACACCCATGTTCGCGAGGACGCGCTGCAGCTCTTCGGGTTCCTCCAGGAGCAGGAGCGACAGGCCTTCGAGCTGCTGATCGGGATCTCCGGGGTCGGGCCGAAGCTGGCTCTCAGCATCCTCTCGGGCATGCCGGTGGGGCAGCTTCTCGTGGCCATCGCGGAGAGCAATCACGGCCGGCTGCAGGGCATCCCCGGCGTGGGCAAGAAGACAGCCGAACGCCTCGTGATGGAGCTCAAGGACCGATGCGCACAGCTCGCCATGGCCCAGCCGGTGAGCGCCCGCCCCGAGGATCCCCGTGGCACGGAGGTGGTGGAGGCGCTCGTGGGTTTGGGTTATAAGCGTCCGCTGGCCGAACGGGCCGTGCAGAAGGTCCTCAAGACGGAAGGCGCCGCGCCGCCGCCTGAGCAGCTCCTGCGCCACGCGCTGTCGGCCATCGGGGAGTTGCGATGA
- the ruvB gene encoding Holliday junction branch migration DNA helicase RuvB, with the protein MSNRHSELSPEREPEELLAETTLRPRRLEDFIGQTRLKENLRVYVTAARRRGGALDHVLFCGPPGLGKTTLACIVGHELGVQVHTTSGPAVEHRGMLAGLLTQLGEREILFIDEIHRLNPAVEEYLYPAMEDLAIDVPSGTGAFSQTLRLTLRPFTLIGATTRSGLLTSPLRDRFGIVERLEHYGPDDMTQIVERSARIMAVAVERDGAREMARRARGTPRIANRLLSRVRDFAEVEGDGRITLAVARSALSALEIDDAGLDRTDRALLRSVIEKYAGGPVGVDALAMALSEERETVENEIEPYLIQEGFIQRTPRGRMAMPRAYQHLGLSEPARPQGTLF; encoded by the coding sequence ATGTCCAATCGCCACAGCGAGCTCTCGCCCGAGCGAGAGCCCGAGGAGCTCCTGGCGGAAACGACGCTCCGTCCCCGCCGGCTCGAAGACTTCATCGGACAGACGCGCCTGAAGGAGAACCTGAGGGTCTACGTCACGGCGGCGCGGCGGCGAGGGGGAGCGCTCGACCACGTGCTGTTTTGCGGACCGCCCGGGCTCGGCAAGACCACGCTGGCCTGCATCGTGGGCCACGAGCTCGGCGTGCAGGTGCATACGACGAGCGGTCCAGCCGTCGAGCACCGCGGCATGCTAGCGGGGCTTCTCACGCAGCTCGGCGAGCGCGAGATTCTATTCATCGACGAGATCCATCGCCTCAACCCGGCCGTGGAAGAGTACCTCTACCCGGCCATGGAGGACCTGGCCATCGACGTGCCGAGCGGCACGGGCGCGTTCTCGCAGACCCTGCGCCTGACGCTGCGCCCCTTTACCCTGATCGGGGCGACCACGCGAAGCGGGTTGCTCACCTCGCCCCTCCGCGACCGCTTCGGCATCGTGGAACGGCTGGAGCACTACGGGCCCGACGACATGACGCAGATAGTCGAGCGCTCGGCCCGCATCATGGCGGTCGCCGTCGAGCGAGACGGAGCGCGAGAGATGGCGCGGCGGGCCCGCGGCACCCCTCGCATCGCCAACCGGCTGCTCTCGCGCGTGCGCGACTTCGCCGAGGTCGAAGGGGACGGCAGGATCACCCTGGCGGTGGCCCGCAGCGCGCTGTCGGCGCTCGAGATCGACGACGCGGGGCTCGACCGCACGGACCGCGCGCTCCTTCGATCCGTCATCGAGAAGTACGCAGGTGGGCCGGTAGGCGTGGACGCGCTGGCCATGGCGCTCAGCGAGGAGCGAGAGACGGTCGAGAACGAGATCGAGCCGTACCTCATTCAGGAAGGCTTCATCCAGCGCACGCCGCGTGGGCGGATGGCGATGCCTCGGGCCTATCAGCACCTCGGGCTGTCCGAGCCTGCCAGGCCGCAGGGAACTTTGTTCTAG